Proteins encoded within one genomic window of Gadus chalcogrammus isolate NIFS_2021 chromosome 6, NIFS_Gcha_1.0, whole genome shotgun sequence:
- the LOC130384024 gene encoding membrane-spanning 4-domains subfamily A member 4A → MDGSSSSTITKVNGMVVVTQVFPGPDTREAGTPGPGRSAPHPPDSPVYNPVKVSEMTATFLRGQPQFLGIAQMFIGAVCVCSGLIGFLDPSQILSLPLLASIIFFVSGAVAVAARRGTNASRIRATLGLHVLSALVALAAMVYVPWLLATQAFKTQICPEVGPKDMCMMMLWSMQTVLNGVWIMTLVLAVAEFSVAVSLCVFSVQALRSSKPYQVEVATGDYSPKSESDVSLLGPDGMDPPSA, encoded by the exons AtggacggcagcagcagcagcaccatcacCAAGGTGAACGGCATGGTGGTGGTCACGCAGGTGTTCCCCGGACCAGATACCCGGGAGGCAGGGACACCTGGCCCGGGGAGGAGCGCCCCGCACCCGCCGGACTCCCCGGTCTACAACCCCGTCAAAGTGTCCGAGATGACGGCCACCTTCCTCCGAGGCCAGCCGCAGTTCCTCGGG atTGCACAGATGTTCATtggcgcggtgtgtgtgtgcagcggtCTGATTGGCTTCCTGGATCCCAGCCAGATCCTGTCGCTGCCCCTCCTCGCCAGTATCATT TTTTTCGTGTCCGGAGCAGTCGCTGTCGCCGCCAGGAGAGGAACCAACGCCAGCCGG atcAGAGCCACCCTGGGGCTGCACGTCCTGAGCGCCCTGGTGGCCCTGGCCGCCATGGTGTACGTGCCCTGGCTGCTGGCCACCCAGGCCTTCAAGACCCAGATCTGCCCTGAGGTCGGCCCCAAGGACATGTGTATGATGATGCTTTGGTCCATGCAG aCTGTTCTGAATGGCGTGTGGATCATGACTCTGGTCCTGGCCGTGGCTGAGTTCTCCGTGGCCGTGTCTCTCTGCGTGTTCTCCGTCCAAGCTCTGAGGAGCAGCAAGCCCTACCAG gtggaggtggcgaCGGGCGACTACTCCCCCAAGTCTGAGAGTGACGTGAGCTTATTGGGCCCTGATGGGATGGACCCTCCGAGCGCCTGA
- the LOC130384025 gene encoding uncharacterized protein LOC130384025 isoform X1 has translation MPSDLKTLGAVEMVLGLVDLSLGGGLIKVPTFFKKELFVVFIAGGLTLFTGFTLVWGGRRPSYYCVRYNVSTNLATVLICAVAFGTLVRHVPYRQHKYCKDYYCGSLDGHSVALINSLMAVLVACFLMQTLVSLAVVLIGLYFMLGDGPQDLEAPPCGTSTTAEPLFLMGDPSYAEPIRVSGPFSEPYPEPIRITGPFNQDCPEPIRFPGPVNQNYQEPFRMSAP, from the exons ATG CCGTCAGATTTGAAAACCCTTGGG GCGGTGGAGATGGtcctgggtctggtggacctCTCTCTGGGGGGCGGTCTCATCAAGGTGCCCACCTTCTTCAAGAAGGAGCTGTTCGTGGTCTTCATCGCCGGGGGTCTG ACGCTGTTCACCGGCTTCACCCTGGTCTGGGGCGGGAGGAGACCGTCCTACTACTGT GTGCGCTACAACGTGTCGACCAACCTGGCCACGGTGCTGATCTGCGCCGTGGCGTTCGGCACGCTGGTCCGCCACGTCCCGTACCGGCAGCACAAGTACTGCAAGGACTACTACTGCGGCTCGCTGGACGGCCACAGCGTG GCGCTGATCAACAGCCTGATGGCCGTCCTGGTCGCCTGCTTCCTGATGCAGACGCTGGTCAGCCTCGCCGTGGTTCTGATTGGCCTGTACTTCATGCTGGGGGACGGCCCACAG GACCTTGAGGCCCCTCCCTGTGGGACCAGCACCACCGCTGAGCCCCTCTTCCTCATGGGGGACCCCAGCTACGCCGAGCCAATCAGAGTCAGTGGCCCCTTCAGCGAGCCCTACCcagaaccaatcagaatcaCAGGACCGTTCAACCAAGACTGCCCAGAGCCAATCAGATTCCCCGGCCCAGTCAACCAGAACTACCAGGAACCATTCAGAATGAGCGCACCGTGA
- the LOC130384025 gene encoding uncharacterized protein LOC130384025 isoform X2, translating to MAVEMVLGLVDLSLGGGLIKVPTFFKKELFVVFIAGGLTLFTGFTLVWGGRRPSYYCVRYNVSTNLATVLICAVAFGTLVRHVPYRQHKYCKDYYCGSLDGHSVALINSLMAVLVACFLMQTLVSLAVVLIGLYFMLGDGPQDLEAPPCGTSTTAEPLFLMGDPSYAEPIRVSGPFSEPYPEPIRITGPFNQDCPEPIRFPGPVNQNYQEPFRMSAP from the exons ATG GCGGTGGAGATGGtcctgggtctggtggacctCTCTCTGGGGGGCGGTCTCATCAAGGTGCCCACCTTCTTCAAGAAGGAGCTGTTCGTGGTCTTCATCGCCGGGGGTCTG ACGCTGTTCACCGGCTTCACCCTGGTCTGGGGCGGGAGGAGACCGTCCTACTACTGT GTGCGCTACAACGTGTCGACCAACCTGGCCACGGTGCTGATCTGCGCCGTGGCGTTCGGCACGCTGGTCCGCCACGTCCCGTACCGGCAGCACAAGTACTGCAAGGACTACTACTGCGGCTCGCTGGACGGCCACAGCGTG GCGCTGATCAACAGCCTGATGGCCGTCCTGGTCGCCTGCTTCCTGATGCAGACGCTGGTCAGCCTCGCCGTGGTTCTGATTGGCCTGTACTTCATGCTGGGGGACGGCCCACAG GACCTTGAGGCCCCTCCCTGTGGGACCAGCACCACCGCTGAGCCCCTCTTCCTCATGGGGGACCCCAGCTACGCCGAGCCAATCAGAGTCAGTGGCCCCTTCAGCGAGCCCTACCcagaaccaatcagaatcaCAGGACCGTTCAACCAAGACTGCCCAGAGCCAATCAGATTCCCCGGCCCAGTCAACCAGAACTACCAGGAACCATTCAGAATGAGCGCACCGTGA
- the nudt17 gene encoding nucleoside diphosphate-linked moiety X motif 17, which translates to METQVQKVQKVLVHLSGGNAAAQCARFVQSITGHFGGQDETQVGCYLDNNRFILSQGAGQRVPLKRPAFCPFKHLSVTQAAAIPLDVQDRGVDVGVAVILQTANQRVLLTRRAAGLRIFPGLWVPPGGHVELEETLVAAGLRELQEETGLEVELNDVSPQILGLWESAYPARLARGSPFRHHIVTYMLLHCPHTHQELQVCLRPDPAEVSACLWVDRDLARSIVGGADGEEGGLQPPPPPVVRVTEVLPDGALRGSLLPGAVLCARAPAEGPDVERVSTGTKYALGLWLDSLAPRQSSSTAGGSC; encoded by the exons ATGGAGACCCAGGTCCAAAAGGTCCAGAAGGTCCTGGTCCACCTGAGCGGGGGGAACGCAGCTGCGCAGTGCGCCCGGTTCGTCCAG AGCATCACGGGGCACTTCGGCGGTCAGGATGAGACGCAGGTCGGCTGTTACCTTGACAACAACCGTTTCATCCTGAGTCAGGGGGCGGGCCAGCGAGTCCctctcaag AGACCCGCCTTCTGTCCCTTCAAGCACCTGTCAGTCACTCAGGCCGCTGCTATCCCATTGGACGTCCAGGACCGTGGGGTGGATGTGGGCGTGGCTGTCATCCTgcagacagccaatcagagagtgCTGCTGACGAGACGAGCAGCCGGACTTCGAATATTCCCTGGGCTCTGGGTccccccag GAGGACacgtggagctggaggagacg ctGGTGGCGGCGGGACTCCGGGAGCTCCAGGAGGAAACGGGactggaggtggagctgaacGACGTCAGTCCTCAGATACTGGGGCTGTGGGAG tctGCGTACCCCGCCCGTCTGGCCAGAGGATCTCCTTTTAGACATCACATCGTTACCTATATGCTGCTGcactgcccccacacacaccaggagctgcag gtgtGTCTGCGTCCGGACCCTGCGGAGGTGAGTGCGTGTCTCTGGGTGGACCGGGACCTCGCCCGCAGCATCGTGGGGGGGGCCgacggggaggaaggggggctgcagccccccccgcccccagtcGTCAG GGTGACGGAGGTCCTGCCGGACGGGGCCCTGAGGGGCTCCCTGCTGCCCGGGGCCGTGCTGTGTGCCCGGGCCCCTGCTGAGGGCCCCGACGTGGAGCGGGTCAGCACTGGGACCAAGTACGCCCTGGGGCTCTGGCTGGACAGCCTGGCCCCTCGGCAGTCCTCCTCCACCGCTGGGGGGTCCTGCTGA